The nucleotide window ATTATgcaaaatgactaaaatagacatgtaattctaaattttttaatgtgtACAATAGAAGTTTatagagtattagagatataatcattagtgttacgTTTTCTATCAGTTGAAACTTTTGGGATGAAtgatatcatgacatggtattagaacACTAAATCCGAAAGATTAAGAGTTCGATTCTTAGTGAACCCGTATGAGaatgttcattttgtaactcaaaaataaacgaataaattaattatccaGTCAAGTAGAAAAACTAACGCAACCAGCATTATTTGTACCACATTATGCTCTTTCGGTATCAGTTAATTAAtcactttaaaaatttgatatatgagaaagaaaaaagattgaaatattttttttaatcaataatcagtcaatatttttatttcatacttttattcatttactattttttattgattaataattaaaaaaattagtttcataataaaattgtattaaaatacttaatatactagttttttaatatacttaatttttaaggtaaaaaattaattaataccGGATAGATGAGCAAGCAAACTATATAAACATATAGTTCTTGTGTTACCAATAAGATAACCAACTTGTACATATTAATTAAGAGTGCAATACTTTAAACATATAGTTCTCGTGTTACCAATAATACAGCCAACttgtacatatataattaagagtACAATATTTCAACATATAGTTCTTGTGTTACCAATAATATAGCCAACttgtacatatatataattaagagtGCAATACTTCAAATGAGAGGCCAGATCCATTCAACTTTTCTTGTAGAATCTTGGACAATTTCTCAACCATTGATGGGGAAAAATAGTTAATCCAATCCCCAATTTGAGCCTTCCTAAACAAGTACTTATTCTCAAAGTTACTTGCAAATGTTCCAGACTTATTCACTTCCAATTCCCTCATATTTTCAAAGCTACACAGCTTGATTATACTCTCAATCAAACCATTATtctcctcctcaattgtgaaaGGGCACCCCAAAAACTCCCCCAATTTTTTGGCATGAAAAATTGTATCTTTTTTGAGATCTTCATACTTCAAGAAGAGTATCTTTTCTGGCCTAGCTGTGCTCTCATTCCAATAACCTAACATATGGTTCCAAGAAGGACCATACCCAATTTTTCCTTCACAATACATTTCAAAAGCTTCCTCTAACGTCAATGTAGGCAAATATTCCGGCTTGATTTTGTTGATGAAAATCCAAGTTGAGACAACTGTGTCCAAAGGGTTCCTGCAAATGTAGATTATCTTGCAATTGGAGTCCTTAATTGACTTGGCCAATGAATGGTATGGAATATGAGTACCTATGTTTCCAAAATGCAAATAAGACTattaaatataac belongs to Arachis duranensis cultivar V14167 chromosome 8, aradu.V14167.gnm2.J7QH, whole genome shotgun sequence and includes:
- the LOC107462931 gene encoding cytosolic sulfotransferase 15; translated protein: MSMEDEEAIEGEHLLSQECKNMIISLPRERGWRTRYLYFFQDFWCQSAEIQSITKFQNHFQAKDTDIIIATIPKSGTTWLKALAFAIANRGRFAPSEKNHPLLTSNSHALVPFLEYTVYGGRFDHVPDLSNMVEPRLFGTHIPYHSLAKSIKDSNCKIIYICRNPLDTVVSTWIFINKIKPEYLPTLTLEEAFEMYCEGKIGYGPSWNHMLGYWNESTARPEKILFLKYEDLKKDTIFHAKKLGEFLGCPFTIEEENNGLIESIIKLCSFENMRELEVNKSGTFASNFENKYLFRKAQIGDWINYFSPSMVEKLSKILQEKLNGSGLSFEVLHS